The following coding sequences are from one Bufo bufo chromosome 2, aBufBuf1.1, whole genome shotgun sequence window:
- the LOC120992461 gene encoding gamma-crystallin N-B-like, producing MSQIVLYTGEMFTGSYDTYATDVQNYQSVTSLPQVKSLKVSSETWIVYSEKEFNGDIAVYKAGNYGYDLKIKTIGSFRKFSGQLENHEITVFDQTNYQGPYEVFKDPEYQTVRMPILSHKVGNGVWILYDSAGLHGKSIVSIKGDEVSDELVTALEGPVKSLKAYVTYEEEKQ from the coding sequence ATGAGCCAGATCGTCCTGTACACTGGAGAGATGTTTACTGGGTCTTATGATACCTATGCAACCGACGTACAAAATTATCAGTCTGTCACCAGCCTGCCTCAAGTGAAATCCCTTAAAGTTAGCAGTGAAACCTGGATCGTGTACTCTGAGAAAGAATTCAATGGAGACATCGCTGTCTACAAGGCAGGGAACTATGGATATGATCTAAAGATCAAAACAATTGGATCTTTCCGGAAGTTTTCTGGACAATTGGAGAATCATGAGATCACTGTGTTTGACCAAACCAACTATCAAGGACCATATGAAGTATTTAAAGACCCTGAATACCAAACTGTGAGAATGCCAATCCTGTCTCACAAAGTGGGCAATGGAGTTTGGATCCTGTATGATAGCGCAGGACTCCATGGGAAAAGCATTGTCAGCATCAAAGGAGATGAGGTGTCTGATGAATTAGTCACAGCATTGGAAGGTCCGGTGAAATCCCTGAAGGCCTACGTGACCTATGAGGAAGAAAAACAATAA